Within Desulfomicrobium escambiense DSM 10707, the genomic segment GATCCGGAGCCCCATCATGTCCAACCTGTTCGGAAACGTGTTCGCCTTTTGGCGCCCCAAGCCCAGGCAGCTCCCGTTCGCGGTGCTGTTCAAGAAGTTCCAGCACATCCTGGAGCGCAACAACCGCATCCTCGAACTCATGGCCGACATGGGGGACAAGCTGGGGGGCGAATACGTTTTCGACAGGCGTTACATCGAGCAGACCACAGAGCAGATGGGCGACCACGTCTTCAAGCTCATCTCCGACCTGAGCGTGCTGACGCAGCGCAAGAACGTTGACCTGTTCATGGCCTTCGAACGCATCCGCAACCTGCTCTGGCAGGAGTTGGCCGGCCGGCCGCAGGTGGAGGGCGACGCCTACATCCTGGAACTGCGGGACGTCGGCCACGACCAGATCGAACAGGTCGGCGGCAAGATGGCCCACATCGGCGACATCAGGGGCCGTCTCGGACTGACCGCGCCGGAGGGTTTCGTCATTACCTCCCGCGCCTTTTTCGATTTCATGAACGCCGCGGGGCTGCTGGAACGCGCCCGCAAGGGCATCGCGGCCTGGGACGGCGAAGACGCCGCGGCCCTGGACGAACTGGCCGCCGACATGCGCCGCCGCATCCTCGACGCCCCGCTGCCGAGGGGGCTGGCCCGCGATGTCGGGTCCGCGGCCGCGCGGCTCGTGGCCGGCCGGGACGGACTGGACGCGCTGCTGGCCGTGCGCAGCAGCGCCTGGCACGAGGACGGCGAATCGAGTTTCGCGGGGCAGTACGCCTCGGTGCTGGACGTGGTCCCGGACCGCGTCATGGACGCCTACCGCGAGGTGGTGGCCAGCGCCTATTCGGCCACGGCCTGGAGGTACCGCATCATGCGCGGCTACCGCGAGCACGAGGTGTCCATGGCCGTTGGCTGCCAGCTCATGGTCCGCGGGCGGGTCAGCGGCGTGCTCCATTCTTACGCCCCGGCCGCCGACGAGGTCATGGCCGTGGACGCGGCGCACGGCGGGTGCCGGACCGTCGTCGACGGCAGCGGCCCGGCGGTCTCCATGCTCGTCGAGCGCATCGAGCCCCACGCGATCCGCACCGTGAGCCCGCAGAACGACGGGCCGGACGAGGAGCCGCTTCTGACCGCGGCCCAGGCGCAGGAACTGGCGGACGCCGCCCTGGCCATCGAACGGTACTACAAGCGGCCCCAGGACATCGAGTGGTCCTTCGACGGGCGCGGGACGCTGCACATCCTGCAGACCCGCCCTCTGCGCCTGACCACGACCGCCGCAGAAAATCCGGCCGCGGCCGAAACGGTCCCATGGGACGCGGAGGTGATCTTCGAGGGCCGGGGTCTGGTGGCGCAGCGCGGCGTGGCTTCGGGCCCGGTGCGCCTGGTCCGCTCCGACGCCGACCTGGAGAGTTTTCCCGCCGGGGCCATCCTCGTGGCCCGGCACACCTCGCCGCGCTATTCCCGCGTCATGCGCCAGGCCCGCGGCATCATCACCGACGTCGGTTCGCCCACCGGGCACATGGCCACCATCGCCCGCGAGTTCCGCGTGCCGACGCTGGTCAACGCCGGCGTGGCCACCGCACTGCTGCGCGAGGGCGAGGAGATCACCCTCGACACGACCCGCAACGCGGTCTTCCGGGGGCGCATCGGCGCCGTGGGCCGCTTCGAACTGACCGAGGACGACGCCTTCGAGGATTCCTACGAGTACCGGCTGCTGCGGCGCCTGCTCAAGCACATCGCGCCCCTCAACCTCGTGGACCCGCACGGGGAGAATTTCGTGCCTTCGGCCTGCCGGACCTTCCATGACATCACCCGCTACATCCACGAGAGCGCGGTGGAGGCACTGATTCACCTGAGCGAGCGGCGCGGCGCGGCCGACCTGTCCTCGCCGCGGCGCCTGTTGACGTCGGCCCCGCTGGGCCTGCTGCTTGTGGACGGCGGCGACGGGGTCGAGTGCCCGCCCGAATCCGAGACCGTCCGGCCGGATCAGGTCGTCTCGGTTCCCCTGCGGGAGTTTTTGGCCGGCATGGACGTCTGCGGCATGTGGTGCACGGAGCCCGTGTCCGTGGACCTGGGCAGCTTCATGGCCAGCGTGACCCGCACCTTCAGCGCCTCCCTGGCCGGTCCCGAAGCCGTGGGCCGCAACCTCGTGGTCGTGCTCCGCAACTACATGAATCTCAACATGCGGCTCGGGTATCATTTCAACATCATCGACGCGTACTGCAGCGACGAGCTCAACGACAACTACATCTATTTCCGCTTCCTGGGCGGCGTGACGGACTTCATCCGCCGCTCCAGGCGCGCCAGGTTCGTGGCCGAGGTGCTCGAACGCTATGATTTCCGGGTTGAAATCCATGGCGACCTCGTCGTAGGCAGGGTCAAGAAGCTGGACGCGGCCCGCATGGCCCACCGTCTGCGCATGCTCGGCGGCCTTGTCGGCTATGCGCGCCAGCTCGACGCCCGGCTGCACAGCGAGCGGGACGTGGCCCGGCATGTCCGGGCCTTCCTGGAGGCCATGCGCGATTCCATCGGAGGTGAACATGAGGAGTGAAACGGAACAGGACGGCGCGCGGCTGCGCATTCTGGTGCTCGACGACGAGCCCATCGTCTGCAAGCGGCTCAAGCCGGCCTTCCAGAAGGCCGGATACGACGTCGAAACCTTCACGGACAGCGCCGGCGCCCTGGCCCGGCTGCGCGAGGCGAGCTTCGACATCGTCATCACCGACCTGAAGATGGAGGGGGCCGACGGCATGCAGGTGCTGTCCGGCGCGCTGGAATCGTCGCCGCGGACCAGGGTCATCGTTATCACCGGCTTCGCCACCCTGGAGACGGCCAAGGAGTCGTTCCGCAAGGGCGCCTTCGATTTCGTGGCCAAGCCCTTCAAGCTCGGCGACATCGTGGACTGCGTCAAACGCATCGAGGGTGAGCTGCGCGACGGCAAGGACCGGTCCGCATCCCCGATCCGCATCGCATGAGGAGCGCGCGCCCGTGAAACGGTCCGGCATCTTCAGACGGCGGGGGAAAACGCCGGAAATGAGCGTCTGGCGTCTGCAGGCGCTGTTCCACAATTTCAAGGCCATTCTCGAACTGAACAACACGGCCCTGGCCGGCATGGCCGAAATGGAGCAGGCCCTGGGCGGCGAGTACATCTTCGACCGGCCCTTCCTGGAAAGCTCCGTGCGCCGCGTCTCGTCCCTGGTGCACCACGCCGTCTACTGCCTGAACGCCTTGACGGGCAACGCCTACGTCCCCCTCTACGACCGCTATCAGGACATCCTGGCCGTCCTGGACGCCATCCTGGCCGGAGGGAACTCCGGCCGCGCCGGCGCGCCGGTCCTCGCCCTGGAGGACATCGGGTGGGAGCTGGAGCCCCTGGTCGGCATCGAGGCCGTCTGCCTGGCCGAGCTTGGGCGCCACGCGGGCGTGCGCGCGGCGCGCGGCGCGGTGCTTACGACGGTCGGTGTGGACGCGCTGCTGGGGCGGGTCGGGACGCCGGTCGAGACTTCGGCGGCGCGGGAGACGGCCGAATCGTCCCTGGCGGCGGCGTTGCAGGCCATGGGCGAGGAGCGAAGCGTGCTCCTTGTCGCCGGAGTGCGCGCCGGAGGGGATTTCGTCGAGGACGTCGGGGATCTGCCCGGGGACCTTTTCGCGTTCGAGGCGGACCACGGCCCGGAAGGGAGTCTGCCCGCCGCGCTGGAACTCGTTCGGCGCATCGAACGGGAGGCGCGGGCCTGCCCGGGGCCGCTGGCGGTGCTCGTGCTGTCCGTGCCGACGGCGGACGTGAGCGGGGCGGTTCGCACCCGCGCCCAGGACGAGCCGGAGATGTTGCATGTGGAGGCCCGTCAGACCGGAGCGGGCAACGATGCGTTTTTCCTGCGGCGTGTCCACCCCTTCGACATGGTCCGGTCGGAGATCACGCCGCGCCAGGGCGGCAGGCGTTTCGCCGACGGCCGCCGGGCCACGGACGCCGTGAGCCGCTCCATGGGCCGCGGCTCGGCCCTGATCCCGCTTTCGGCCCTCAAATCCCTGGCCGAGACGGCCATGACCCTGGAACGCATGTTGGGCGTGCCGGTCGAGGCGCAGTGGCGCGAGGCCGCCGGGGAGGCGTGCGTCATCTGCCGCGTCAGCCCCCGGCCCGTGCGCCTGGAGGCGCCTTCGGACGGCGAACTGGCCGAGGAGATGGCCCGCGCCACGGTGCTGGCCAGGGGCGGCCAGCTCGTGCAGTCGGGCGTGGCCGCCGGCCTGGCCGTGCATGTGCGCGAGGACACTGCGCCCGCGGACTTTCCGCTCGGCGCCGTGGCCGTGGCCAGGACGGCCTCGCCCCGCCTGACGCCCGTGCTGCGCATGGCCTCGGCCGTGGTCACGGAGTACGGCACCGCCGCCGGCCACCTGGCCACCGTGGCCCGCGAGCTGCGCCTGCCGGCCGTCTTCGGGCTGGCCGACGCCACACGCCTCATCCCCGACGGCCGCAGCGTGACCGTCGATGCGGGCGAAGGCGTGGTCTACGACGGTGTCCTGGACTCCCTGCTGCGGCACGGCGCGGCCGGCGACCTGAGCCCGACGGATCCGGAATACCGGACCCTGCGCCGCCTGCTGCGCTTCATCATGCCCCTGCACCTGGTCAACCCCGCAGCGCCCGGCTTTTCGGTCCAGGGCTGCCGCACCATGCACGACATCCTTCATTTCTGCCACGACCGCGCCGTGGACGAACTGGCTCATTTCCAGGAGCGGCGGCCCGGCCTCGGAGCCATCCGTTCGCGTCGTCTCCATGCGGGGGTGCCTCTGGACATGCGGGTTCTCGACGTCGGCGGGGGTGTGGACCCCGCGGCCGGGGATGAGGTCGGCGTGGACGACGTGCGTTCGGTTCCCTTCGAGATCTTCCTGCGTGGCCTGAACCGGCCGGCGGCCTGGGATGACGGCGCCTCGGCTCTGGGCCTTGGCGACATCATGGCCAACATGCCCAGGACCATGGGTATGCTCGAAGGCGGGACCGAGGCCCAGGGCGCCTCTCTGGCCGTCGCCGGGGCGGACTACCTCAATCTGAGCCTGCGCATGGGCTACCATTTCAGCGTGGTCGACGCCTATCTGGGCCCGGAGCAAAGCCGCAACTACGTCTATTTCCGCTTCGCCGGCGGGCTGGCCGCGGGAAAGCGCCGCGAGCGCCGGGCCCGTTTCATCGCCCTGGTCCTCGAACGCATGGACTTCCTGGTCACGCGCGAGGCCGACCTCGTGGTCGGGCGCCTCAAGCTGGCCGAGGACTACAGCCTGCGTGTGGCCCTTGAGACCCTCGGTGCCCTGACCGCCTACTGCCGGCAGATGGACACGGTCATGGGCGACGAGGGGGACGTCGGGCGCATCCTCGACGATTTTTCCGCGCGGTTCATGCCTCCCCCTGTTTCGGACGAGCCTGTCGAGACGGCCGAGGCGACGACGTGAACCCGTGGCGCCTGATCGTCGACCGCTGGCGCGCCCGCCGGGCCGAGCGGGAGGAGCTGGCCCTGAACGAGGTCAAGGCGCGCTATCACGCGTTCCGCGTGTTTCTGGAGAACAACGGCCGGGCCCTGGAACTGGTCATCGACCTGGACCGCGTCCTGGCCCGCGGCGAAGACGAGGAATTGTCCCCCCTGGCCGAGGAGCTCCTGGCCGTGACCCTCGAACTGGTCGACGGCCTCAATCTCCTGTCCGCCGACGCCCATGAGGAACTCTACGCCCTGCACGGCCGCATGTCCGGCGACGTGCGCGAGAGCCTGGCGGCCCTGGCGAGCCTGCCGCGCCACGCGGCGCCCTGCCTCCCCCTGGATGCGGTCGACCCGTCCGCGCACCGTCTGGCCGGGAGCAAGGCCGCCAACTTGGCCACCCTGCGGCGCATGGGCCTGCCGGTTCCCGACGGCTTCGTCTGCACGGTGCGGGCCTGCCGCAGGTTTCTGCAGCAGGGCGGGATCGAGGCCGGGGTCAGGAGGGCCATGGGCGACGTGGAGGCTGGACGGGCCGGTTTTGCGGAGGCGGCCGCGGCCATCCGGGAGATGATCCTGTCCGCGCCCCTGCCGCCCGATCTGGCCGGGGCCCTGTCGGCCTGTCATCGCGCGATGGGCGCGGCCGTTGCGAACGGTGCGGCCGTCTCGGTGCGCAGCAGCGGCGTGGCCGAGGACACGGCGGCCCATTCCTTTGCCGGTCAGTATACGTCGGTCCTCAACGTCGTCGGGGACGAGGCGCTTTTCGACGCCTTCCGCGAGGTCGTGGCCAGCGGCTTCGGAGCCCGGGCCATGGCCTACCGGCAGCGCATCGGCATGGATCCGGCGGCGTTTGACCTGGCCGTGCTCGTGCAGGGCATGGTCCGGGCCCGTGCGGCCGGGGTGCTCATGACCCGCGATCCGGGGCGCCCTGGCAGCGGACGCATGCTCGTAAGCGCCGTGCCCGGACTGGGGACCCTGGCCGTGGGCGGCGCGGCCCCCGCGGACCTGTACCGGCCCAGGCGTTCGGACGCCCCCGAGGGAGAAGGGGAGGGGGAGGTCTTCGTCGCCGGCAAGACCGTGCGCGAGGTGGCGGACGGGGCGGGCGGGGTGCGCCAGGAGGAGGTGCCCGAAGCCGAACGGGAGGTGGCGCTCCTTTCCCCGGAGCAGGTCGGTCGCCTCGCGCGCTTCGGCGAGATGGTCGAAAACCTGTACGGCATGCCCCAGGACATCGAGTGGGCCCTGGACAAGGACGGGAATATCCATCTGCTGCAGGCCCGGCCCCTGCGTGTCGCCGGCGGGGGCGCCGCTCCGGCCGGCCCCTTGGCCGAGCCACTGGTCACGGGCATGTGCGCTGGCGCCGGCAAGGCCGTGGGTCGGGTCCTGACGGTGCGCGGCGCGGCGGAACTCGAGGAGGTTGTCGCGGCCATGCCCGAGGCCGAAGACGGGACGCGCGTCCTGGTTCTGCCCCAAAGCATGGTCGAGGCCTCGCCGCACCTGGCCCGCTTCGCCGGCCTCGTCGTCGACGAAGGTAACCCTACGGACCACCTGTCATGCATCGCGCGTGAGCTCGGCCTGCCCATGATCACCGGCGCGGCCGGGGCGACTCGGACCTTGCGGGCGCAGCAGTGGGTGGTGCTGGACGCGGACAACGGCCAGGTGACCGAGGCCTCGCCCGAGTTGTGGTCCGCCTTCCCCGCGCAGGGCGGACGGACGCGTGGCGCGGCCCAGGACGGCTCCGCGCGGTGCACCCTGGACCCGTCGCGGGAGACGCTGCGCAGCCGGGTGGCGCCGCTGAACCTGACCGACGCCTACGGCCCGACCTTTTCCCTGGCCCAGTGCCGTTCCCTGCACGACCTCATCCGCTACACGCACGAGATGGCCGTGCTGGCCATGTTCCACGCCGGGGACATGGTCATGGAGGAGGCGGGCGGGCTGCTCCATCCTCTGGACATCGGCGTGCCCTTTCATTTCCTGGTGGTCGACGTGGGCGGCGGGCTGCGGCGCGACGCCCCTGCGCCCGGGGTCCGGTGGGGCGGCCTGCGGCGTCGGGTCCTCGGCCCCGGCGACATCCTCTCCAGGCCCCTGGCCGCCCTGTGCGAAGGCCTGACCACGCCCGGTCTGTCCTGGCATCCGGGGGCCGTGGGCTCGGCCCTGTCGGGGCTCTTCTCGCGCAACATGCTCGACGCGGCCTCGGCCCGCCCAGTGGGCTCCTTCAACTATGCCCTGGCCGCCCGGGACTACCTCAATCTCAACAGCCGCGTCGAATACCACTTCGCCATGCTCGACGCCGTGTGCGGGGGGAGCGCCCAGGCCAACTACGTGCGCTTCCGCTTCAAGGGCGGCGGCACGAGCGCCGAGCGCACGAGCCGCCGCGCGCTCTTCCTGCGCGAGGTGCTCGAAGAGAGCGGGTTCGTCACGTCCGTGAAGGGCGATCTGGTCACGGCCTCCCTGACCGGCGCCAGCCGGGAGGCCGTCAGGGCCAGGCTGGTCATGCTCGGCCGCCTGATCGGCTTCAGCCGGTGCCTGGACGCGGTCATGCGCGACGACGGCACGGCCCATCGTCTGGCACGCGGCTTCCTGGACGGGGTCTACGACTCGGCGAAGATTCTCGACGGGGACGAGGGGGGCGGTCAGGCGTGATGAAAGCGCATGGCCGGCAGTTCCAGGGCGGTGAGCATGTTCCCGTAGACCGCACCGGTGTCGATGCCGATGCGGTCGGGCCGGACCAGCGGCGTGGCGAAGGCCGTGTGGCCGAAGACCACCAGCTGGTCTGAACCCGTCGGCGTTTCTCCGGCCAGGCGCCGGCTGGCCAGGAGCTGGTCCGCGGCGGGAGTGTGGCCCTTCCGGGCGGTCCCCGCGTCGCCGGCCAGGGGACAGGCGTCGGCGTGCACGAAGAGGTACGGCCCGCTGGCCCAGGACATGCGTAGGGAACCCAGGAATTCCCGGTGGGAGTCGGGCAGGAAGGACAGGCCCTGCAGGTCGCGCATGGCCGCGCCGTAGCTGGCCAGGGTCGCCTCGACGCCCATCTCGTGCAGGAGCCTGAGCCTGTCGATGTCGCCGTCGGCGGCGTATTCCAGCAGCATCTCCTCGTGGTTGCCCATCAGGAACACGGCGCGTGGGCAGCGGGAGCGCAGGTCCAGGAGCGTCTCGATGACCCCGCGCGAGTCAGGCCCTCTGTTGACGTAATCCCCGAGAAAGACCAGCGCGTCCTGTTCCAGGTCCAGGGGCAGGCGTTCCAGGAGCATGGTCAGCCTGGCGTTGCAGCCGTGGATGTCGCCGACGGCGAAGATGCGCCGCGCCGTGCTCACGGGAGCCTCCCTGCCGGCAGGGTGAAGGTGAAGACGCTGCCCTCGTCCTGGTTGTCCTCGACCCAGATCCTCCCGCCGTGGGCGCGCACGATCTGGCTGCAGATGGCCAGGCCAAGCCCCGTCCCGCCCGGCTTCTCCCCCCGTCCCGACGACGGCGCCGTGTGGAACTTCTTGAAGATGGCCTCCCTGTCCTCCGGGCACACACCCGGCCCCTGGTCCCTGACCCTGACTCGGACTTCCCCTCCCTCACGGGCGAGCTCGAAGCTCACCGTCCCCCCTGGAGGAGAGTACTTGACGGCGTTGTCCGTGAGGTTGACCAGAACCTGCTCGATGCGCTCCAGGTCCATGCGCGCGGGCATGGGACCGGCCGGGTCGAAGCGCAGCCGCACGTCCCGCTCCTCGGCCTGCTGGGCCATGATCTCGACCACCTCGGCCACCAGTTCGGACAGGTCGCCCGTGGCGAAGTTCCATTGCACCTTGTCCGCCTCGATGCGCGTGATGTCGAAGATGTCCGTGACCAGATGCACCAGGCGGCGCAGGTTCTTGTCCATGATCTGCAGGTAGTCCTGCCTGTCGGAGGCGGTCTCGGTGCGGCGCAGGTAGTCCAAGCCGCCGCGGATGGAGGTCAGGGGCGAGCGCAGTTCGTGGGACATGGTCGCCAGGAAATCCGTCTTGAGGCGGTCCAGGGTTTTCAGTTCCTCGTTGGCCAGGGCCAATTCGCCCGTAGCGTTCCTGACCTTCTCCTCCAGCCGGAAACGGCTCTCCACCAGCTTGCCGCTCATGTCCTGGAGCGCCTTGCCCAGGCGGTCCATCTCGTCGCCGCTGCCGATGCGCACCTCGCCCGGAAACTCTCCTCGGCTAATGCCGTCGGCCACGGCTTCCAGTCGCCCAAGGGGCTTGAGCACGAGGTGGCGGACCAGGAAGTAGAGGGTCAGGACCGTCAGGACGATAAGGGCCAGGGCCGAGGCAAAGAGCTGGGCCCGGCTGCGTCCGAGGGCGTCGAGCACGTGCTGGGCCGGCAGGAAGACGCTCAGACAGCCGCTGATGGTCCCGCTGGTGTAGTTCTTGTGGCAGGACAGGCAGGCCTCTTCGACGAAGAGGGGGGCGGAGTAGTGGAAGACGGCATCGCCGTCGCCCCTGTCCAGGGCGTAGTACTCCTGGCTGCCGGTCTGGGCGAAGCTGCGGATGGCCTCCATCTCGAAGTCGTCGAGGCGGTTTTCGGGGTTCATGGGCGCCAGTCCGGCC encodes:
- a CDS encoding PEP/pyruvate-binding domain-containing protein; translated protein: MSNLFGNVFAFWRPKPRQLPFAVLFKKFQHILERNNRILELMADMGDKLGGEYVFDRRYIEQTTEQMGDHVFKLISDLSVLTQRKNVDLFMAFERIRNLLWQELAGRPQVEGDAYILELRDVGHDQIEQVGGKMAHIGDIRGRLGLTAPEGFVITSRAFFDFMNAAGLLERARKGIAAWDGEDAAALDELAADMRRRILDAPLPRGLARDVGSAAARLVAGRDGLDALLAVRSSAWHEDGESSFAGQYASVLDVVPDRVMDAYREVVASAYSATAWRYRIMRGYREHEVSMAVGCQLMVRGRVSGVLHSYAPAADEVMAVDAAHGGCRTVVDGSGPAVSMLVERIEPHAIRTVSPQNDGPDEEPLLTAAQAQELADAALAIERYYKRPQDIEWSFDGRGTLHILQTRPLRLTTTAAENPAAAETVPWDAEVIFEGRGLVAQRGVASGPVRLVRSDADLESFPAGAILVARHTSPRYSRVMRQARGIITDVGSPTGHMATIAREFRVPTLVNAGVATALLREGEEITLDTTRNAVFRGRIGAVGRFELTEDDAFEDSYEYRLLRRLLKHIAPLNLVDPHGENFVPSACRTFHDITRYIHESAVEALIHLSERRGAADLSSPRRLLTSAPLGLLLVDGGDGVECPPESETVRPDQVVSVPLREFLAGMDVCGMWCTEPVSVDLGSFMASVTRTFSASLAGPEAVGRNLVVVLRNYMNLNMRLGYHFNIIDAYCSDELNDNYIYFRFLGGVTDFIRRSRRARFVAEVLERYDFRVEIHGDLVVGRVKKLDAARMAHRLRMLGGLVGYARQLDARLHSERDVARHVRAFLEAMRDSIGGEHEE
- a CDS encoding metallophosphoesterase family protein codes for the protein MSTARRIFAVGDIHGCNARLTMLLERLPLDLEQDALVFLGDYVNRGPDSRGVIETLLDLRSRCPRAVFLMGNHEEMLLEYAADGDIDRLRLLHEMGVEATLASYGAAMRDLQGLSFLPDSHREFLGSLRMSWASGPYLFVHADACPLAGDAGTARKGHTPAADQLLASRRLAGETPTGSDQLVVFGHTAFATPLVRPDRIGIDTGAVYGNMLTALELPAMRFHHA
- a CDS encoding PEP-utilizing enzyme — translated: MSVWRLQALFHNFKAILELNNTALAGMAEMEQALGGEYIFDRPFLESSVRRVSSLVHHAVYCLNALTGNAYVPLYDRYQDILAVLDAILAGGNSGRAGAPVLALEDIGWELEPLVGIEAVCLAELGRHAGVRAARGAVLTTVGVDALLGRVGTPVETSAARETAESSLAAALQAMGEERSVLLVAGVRAGGDFVEDVGDLPGDLFAFEADHGPEGSLPAALELVRRIEREARACPGPLAVLVLSVPTADVSGAVRTRAQDEPEMLHVEARQTGAGNDAFFLRRVHPFDMVRSEITPRQGGRRFADGRRATDAVSRSMGRGSALIPLSALKSLAETAMTLERMLGVPVEAQWREAAGEACVICRVSPRPVRLEAPSDGELAEEMARATVLARGGQLVQSGVAAGLAVHVREDTAPADFPLGAVAVARTASPRLTPVLRMASAVVTEYGTAAGHLATVARELRLPAVFGLADATRLIPDGRSVTVDAGEGVVYDGVLDSLLRHGAAGDLSPTDPEYRTLRRLLRFIMPLHLVNPAAPGFSVQGCRTMHDILHFCHDRAVDELAHFQERRPGLGAIRSRRLHAGVPLDMRVLDVGGGVDPAAGDEVGVDDVRSVPFEIFLRGLNRPAAWDDGASALGLGDIMANMPRTMGMLEGGTEAQGASLAVAGADYLNLSLRMGYHFSVVDAYLGPEQSRNYVYFRFAGGLAAGKRRERRARFIALVLERMDFLVTREADLVVGRLKLAEDYSLRVALETLGALTAYCRQMDTVMGDEGDVGRILDDFSARFMPPPVSDEPVETAEATT
- a CDS encoding response regulator; translated protein: MRSETEQDGARLRILVLDDEPIVCKRLKPAFQKAGYDVETFTDSAGALARLREASFDIVITDLKMEGADGMQVLSGALESSPRTRVIVITGFATLETAKESFRKGAFDFVAKPFKLGDIVDCVKRIEGELRDGKDRSASPIRIA
- a CDS encoding ATP-binding protein, giving the protein MRAFKGSLQLKFVSSIICIVVPLLGIIFFWQAMAEERQAWTQMINQARVLTRQIILTRQWVSDSQGVFIRQDSPGAQGGGGFYSDLLPTERGTLQRFTPSMVTKRLSLYSFSQNLYRFRLAGLAPMNPENRLDDFEMEAIRSFAQTGSQEYYALDRGDGDAVFHYSAPLFVEEACLSCHKNYTSGTISGCLSVFLPAQHVLDALGRSRAQLFASALALIVLTVLTLYFLVRHLVLKPLGRLEAVADGISRGEFPGEVRIGSGDEMDRLGKALQDMSGKLVESRFRLEEKVRNATGELALANEELKTLDRLKTDFLATMSHELRSPLTSIRGGLDYLRRTETASDRQDYLQIMDKNLRRLVHLVTDIFDITRIEADKVQWNFATGDLSELVAEVVEIMAQQAEERDVRLRFDPAGPMPARMDLERIEQVLVNLTDNAVKYSPPGGTVSFELAREGGEVRVRVRDQGPGVCPEDREAIFKKFHTAPSSGRGEKPGGTGLGLAICSQIVRAHGGRIWVEDNQDEGSVFTFTLPAGRLP
- a CDS encoding PEP/pyruvate-binding domain-containing protein encodes the protein MNPWRLIVDRWRARRAEREELALNEVKARYHAFRVFLENNGRALELVIDLDRVLARGEDEELSPLAEELLAVTLELVDGLNLLSADAHEELYALHGRMSGDVRESLAALASLPRHAAPCLPLDAVDPSAHRLAGSKAANLATLRRMGLPVPDGFVCTVRACRRFLQQGGIEAGVRRAMGDVEAGRAGFAEAAAAIREMILSAPLPPDLAGALSACHRAMGAAVANGAAVSVRSSGVAEDTAAHSFAGQYTSVLNVVGDEALFDAFREVVASGFGARAMAYRQRIGMDPAAFDLAVLVQGMVRARAAGVLMTRDPGRPGSGRMLVSAVPGLGTLAVGGAAPADLYRPRRSDAPEGEGEGEVFVAGKTVREVADGAGGVRQEEVPEAEREVALLSPEQVGRLARFGEMVENLYGMPQDIEWALDKDGNIHLLQARPLRVAGGGAAPAGPLAEPLVTGMCAGAGKAVGRVLTVRGAAELEEVVAAMPEAEDGTRVLVLPQSMVEASPHLARFAGLVVDEGNPTDHLSCIARELGLPMITGAAGATRTLRAQQWVVLDADNGQVTEASPELWSAFPAQGGRTRGAAQDGSARCTLDPSRETLRSRVAPLNLTDAYGPTFSLAQCRSLHDLIRYTHEMAVLAMFHAGDMVMEEAGGLLHPLDIGVPFHFLVVDVGGGLRRDAPAPGVRWGGLRRRVLGPGDILSRPLAALCEGLTTPGLSWHPGAVGSALSGLFSRNMLDAASARPVGSFNYALAARDYLNLNSRVEYHFAMLDAVCGGSAQANYVRFRFKGGGTSAERTSRRALFLREVLEESGFVTSVKGDLVTASLTGASREAVRARLVMLGRLIGFSRCLDAVMRDDGTAHRLARGFLDGVYDSAKILDGDEGGGQA